The following are encoded in a window of Pyrenophora tritici-repentis strain M4 chromosome 6, whole genome shotgun sequence genomic DNA:
- a CDS encoding ToxA: MRSILVLLFSAAAVLAAPTPEADPGYEIVKLFEAANSSELDARGLSLDWTLKPRGLLQERQGSCMSITINPSRPSVNNIGQVDIDSVILGRPGAIGSWELNNFITIGLNRVNADTVRVNIRNTGRTNRLIITQWDNTVTRGDVYELFGDYALIQGRGSFCLNIRSDTGRENWRMQLEN; this comes from the exons ATGCGTTCTATCCTCGTACTTCTTTTCAGCGCCGCTGCTGTGCTTGCTGCCCCAACGCCTGAAGCCGATCCCGGTTACGAAATCGTTAAACTTTTCGAAGCCGCCAACTCTTCTGAACTCGACGCGCGCGGACTCTCTCTCGACTGGACCCTCAAACCGCGCGGACTCCTACAGGAGCGGCAGGGAAGCTGCATGTCAATCACAATCAACCCTAGTCGTCCGTCTGTCAACAACATCGGCCAAGTCGACATTGACAGTGTTATACTCGGACGACCTGGTGCTATAGGCTCGTGGGAACTGAACAACTTTATTACCATTGGATTGAACCGCGTAAACGCCGATACAGTGCGAGTCAACATCCGAAACACCGGCAGGACTAATCGCCTCATTATTACTCAATGGGA TAATACTGTCACTCGGGGGGACGTTTATGAGCTTTTTGGTGATTACGCTTTAATTCAAGGTAGAGGAAGCTTTTGCCTTAATATACGATCTGATACAGGTCGTGAAAATTGGAGAATGCAGCTAGAAAATTAG